TCCCGGACCTGAACAGCAACCTGACGTTTAGCAAACATCAAACATGCATATTAAAACCATCACAAAAAGCCTGATCCTGGCAACCATTATGATCACCGGAAATGAAGCCGCGGCACAAGCACCCGCAACCGACAATCCTTTTTTGAAAACATATACGACGCCGTTCGGCGTACCGCCTTTCGATCTCATCCGGCCGGAGCACATTCTGCCGGCTTTTGAAGAAGGCATGACAGCGCAGAACCGGCTTATTGCGACTATCCGCACGCAGCAAACCGCTCCCACATTCGCCGGCACCATTTTGGCACTGGAAAAAAGCGGCGCACTGTTGCGGAAGGTCAGCACCGTGTTCTACAATCTCACATCAGCCAATACCAACCCGGAACTGGAAAGCATCTCCCGGCAACTGGCGCCCAAAATGGCGCAGCACCATGACGATATTTACCTGGATACCGTGCTCTTCCAGCTGATCAAAACTGTACACGATCATCCCGGCAACCTCAATCCTGAACAAAAACGGCTGCTGGAAAAAACCTACAAATCCTTCGTGCGAAGCGGCGCCAGTCTGAATACGGACAAGCAGGCCCGGATGCGGGAGATCAATAAAGAGCTGTCCCTGCTCACCGTGCGCTTTGGGCAGAACCTGCTGGCGGAGACGAACAGTTTTGAGCTGATCGTGGACCGGGAAGAAGATCTTGCAGGCTTGCCTGCTTCCCTGAAAGACGCCGCGGCGATATCCGCCCGGGAAGCCGGAAAACCGGGGAAATGGCGCTTCACCCTGCACAATGCCAGTGTGATGCCTTTCCTGCAATATTCCGCCAACCGGAGCTTGCGGGAGATCATGTACAAGGCATATACCAACCGTTGCAACCAGGATAACGACAAGGATAACAAGGAGATCGTGGCAAGGCTGGCCGCGCTCCGGGGGGATAAGGCTGCCCTGCTGGGATATGACAGCCATGCGGACTTCATCCTGGAAGAGAATATGGCCAAAACGCCTGCAAAAGCCAATGAACTGCTGAACCGCCTGTGGACCGCTGCCCTGCCGGTGGCAAAAGAAGAAGCGGCCGCCATGCAGGAAGTGATGGACCGGGAAGGGAAAAACGAACAACTGCAGGCCTGGGACTGGTTCTATTACGCGGACAAAGTGCGGAAAGAAAAGTACAGTTACGATGCGGAAACGCTACGCCCCTATTTCAAACTGGAAAATGTGCGCGACGGCATTTTTACAGTAGCGAAAAAGCTGTATGGGCTGACCTTTTCCGTCATCAAAGATATTCCCCGGTATCATGAAGATGTAATCGCTTACGAAGTGAAGGAAGCCGATGGAAAACACATCGGTGTAATATATATGGATTTCTTTCCCCGGGCCTCCAAACGCGGCGGCGCCTGGATGACTTCCTACCGCAAACAGGCGGAAGGCGTGTCTCCCGTGGTATCCATCGTCTGCAATTTTTCAAAGCCCGCAGGTGACCAGCCTGCATTGCTCACGCCTGATGAAGTGGAGACCTTCTTCCATGAATTCGGACATGCCCTGCACGGCCTGTTGTCCGCCGTAACCTATGAAACCCTGTCCGGCACCTCCGTGCCGCGCGATTTTGTGGAACTACCCTCACAGATCATGGGGCATTGGGCCTTTGAGCCGGAAGTACTGCAATTTTATGCCAAACACCATGCAACCGGGGAGGTCATCCCGACAGAACTGGTGGATAAAATGAAACGCGCGTCCAAATTCAACCAGGGCTTCGCCACCGTGGAATACCTGGCCGCTTCCCTGCTGGATATGGCATACCACACGCTTCCGGCGGGACAAAAAATTGATCCGCTCAGCTTTGAGCAAACACAAATGGCGCAGCTCGGGCTGATCGGCCAGATCGCGCCCCGGTACAGGAGCACTTACTTTCAGCATATTTTCTCCGGTGGATATTCCGCCGGGTATTACAGCTACATCTGGTCTGAAGTGCTGGACAGCGACGCATTTGCCGCATTCAAGGAAACCGGGGACATATTCGATCCGGAAACCGCGCGGTCGTTCCGCAGGAATGTGTTGGAAAAAGGCGATACGGACGACCCGATGAATCTCTACAAAGCTTTCCGGACAAGGGAACCCGAGGTAAAGTTCCTGCTGAAGAACCGGGGACTGGACAAATAGTCCTTAAAAGAAACTGACAGCGGCGGCTGTCTCAAAAGCAATTTTTATTCGTGTGCCTGATAGAGATATTTTTCGTTTACGCGCCCGTCAAATTGCTTTTGAGACAACTCCGCCGTCTATATGCATTTCCAACGTCCGGTTGAATTTCCTAAGGAATTACAGATACTCCAGCAGCTGTGTGTCCAGCAACAGTCCTTCACTCGGCCTCCTGGCCTTTTTCACGGCTACGCCGCCGTCTTTCCCGAAAATAAAGAAGGTGGGATAACTTCTCATCTTCTCTCCGGGCAACAGTTCCTCCCAGATATGTTCAATGCGGTCGTTCGGCATGCGCACATGCTCCCCGGTGATGTTATTGACCTGCACATATTCCCGCCATTTCCCGTCGGCATCATCCTTGTCATTGCTGAGGTAGAGGAACACAATGTCGTTACCGTCCAATCGCGCCTTCAAATCAGGTACATAACCCATTTCTACCTTGCAGGGGCCGCACCAGGTGCCCCACACATCGAGATACACCACTTTCCCTTTGTACGGCGCCAGCAGTTGACGGAGAGAAGATATCTGCGCATAGTCTTTGCGAATGATGATATGGGGATTACGCTTGCCTTCTTCAAGCTGTGCTTCCAGCCGGGCGATCAGCCTGCTGCCATCCGCAGCCTCCGTACCGTCCGCAAAATGTGTTGTAAGGAGCTGCAGCAGCTGGCGGGCCATCGACAGCTCTTTCATATTGCCGTAGTAGGTCAGCCGGTTGGACAACAGGCGCTCGTACTGCGCAGCCGGCAATTTTTTCTTCCCCACCAGCATGGTGACCATCTCGTCCCCAAAACTGTTCGCCAGTTTCATCAGGGAATCGAAAGGCAAGCCTGCCGCTTCCTCCAGCAGCAGCTGCCCCCTTTCCTTATCCTTCCTGTATATCTTCCCGATCTTTATCATTTCATGCTTCGCGTACGCTGATAAAAAATACCCGGCATACGGGCTGCTTTCCATATCCTGCATGGAGGGAAGACCCGTCATCGACATCAGTGTATCCGCCCAGGCCTGTTCCGCCGGGTTCTTTGTATAACTGTTCAGCACCATCGAAAATTCATCCATATTCAGCGAATAATAATACCTGATATGCGTCATGAGCGATTTGCCGATGATCTTTGGCAACCGGGCATCAGCAACAATGCCGCGCAGGCTGTCCGCTTCCCGGAGAATGGATGGCAAGAGTACGTTCAGCAGGGAGTCCTCCCCCATCTTTCCATATGGATTCCCGGAAGAGAATTCTTTCATGAAAAACGGGCGCGGCGGAAAGAAAGCATGTATCATCATATTCTCTGTTGCTCCCTTGCCCTTGTACTTCATGGTACCGGGCAGATCACCTGCATCGAAGGTGACATGCAGCGGCCTGCCGGGACTAAGCAGCAGTTGTTGCTTCTTTTTGTTGTAATGCAGGGTAACGAATACCGGGGCGTTCTGAGGGAGACTGAAGGAAAAAGTGCCTTCAGGGCCTATTTTGCTGTATATGGAATTTTCCCGCTGATACCAGACATCCCGGGAGATGTTCAGTTCCGCTTCTCCATCTACGGCCCCGTTGATCTTCCCCGTCAGGATGGATTGCGCAAAACCCGCATACGCGCCGCACAAAACCAGGATACATAACAAATATTTTTTCATTGCAGATCATTTCCTGCAAGAATAAAACACCTGCGCTCATGCAGATGCCGGATGTGACCAATGCACCGGAAAATGTGACGAACAGCCGTTCCTGTCTGTATTTTAGCTAACCCCAATAAAGAAGGGGCGCTGAAAAAACCCGGCGCCCCTTCCAAAAGAAAATTTATCTGCTACAACCTGATCAACCGCAAACTCTCCGTCTCCCTGTCCCCTTCCAGCTTCAGGATATACATGCCGCTCTGCAGGAAACCAAGATCCAGGTCAAGCCTTGCCTGTCCGGATGATATATTCCACCTGCGCACCATTTTCCCCTGCATATCGAGCAATGTGGCCGTTTTGTAAACACCAGCGCTCATTTCCACTACTGCCATACTGTTCACCGGGTTAGGATACAGGCGTGCTCCGATGATGCCTTTTGTTTCCTGCGGTTTCGCAAAGGCCATACCACCGGCATTCAGACTGTCCGGCGCACAGTTATCGATGCTGAACCAGTTGAATTTGAAAGTTCCGGAATGCACATGTATGCCCGTATAACTCAGTGCCGGCAAAGTGATGGTATCCGTAATGGTTTGCCATGCCCCGCCGGTGGACGGTATGTCGATGGTGCCGAAAACCATGCCGCTGTGGCCCACACGGATCTGCGCGGGAGCTGTTGTAGACACGCGGAAGCTGATGTTGTACAAACCGGGTACCGGTACGTTCAGCGTATTGTAAGCAAAGTAGTCATTCACCCAAAGCCCGGCGTAATTTTGTCCGCCGCCGATATCCGTGCATGGTTGCAGGTATGGGCCGGGAGCCTTCGCGCTGGCCGTTTCCGCTTCGTATTTGTCGTTCACGGTGCAGGCATTGGCCACCACGTTCACGCCGGCAGTGCCGCTGATGGAATCCGCTGCAGCGGTGACCGTATAAGTACCGGAGGTAAGCCCCGCCGTGAGCAGGCCGCCGGAAGTGATGGTATTTCCAGTGCCGCTCACACTCCAGGTCACTGCTGGCAGCACCATGGTGTTGCTGTCCGCATCATACCCGGTGGCTGTGAATTGCAGATATCCCCCAGCGGCTACATTGGCGGAATCCGGTGTTACCTCGATACGGGTCAGCACCTGCGGTTCATCCGCACAGTTGTCTATGCTGAACCAGTTGAATTTAAAGGAGCCGGACATTACATGTATGCCGGTATAGGTCAATGCCGGCAGCGTGATGGTATCACTGACGGTTTTCCATACACCGCCGGTGGAGGGGATGCTGATGGTGCCGAATGTATATCCGCTATGCCCGATCTTCACCGAAGCGGCGGCAGTGGATAATACCCGCAGGCTGATGCGGTACCTGCCGGCAACGGGAACGTTCAGGGTATTGTAGGCGAACCATTTGCCGGTGTTCAGTCCGGCGAAATTCTGGCCGCCGCCAATATCTGTACAGGTTTCCAGGTAAGGTCCGGAAGCATGGTTGGATGAGCTTTCCGCTTCATGTTTATTGTTGACCGTACAGGTGTAACCGGTGGTGACCGACGCTGTGCCACTCACCGTATCCGCTGTTGCCGTCACGGTGTAGGTACCCGGATCGTTTCCGGCGGTCAATATCCCGCCGGTGGAAATAGTGTTGCCGGAGCCAGATACTCCCCATACAATAGCCGGGGGGGCAGACATCACGCTGTCAAACTGGTCGTATGCCGTTGCCGTGAATTGCTGTGAAGCGTTCAGCGGGACCATGATGGTGTCCGGGCTGATCGCGATACGCGTAAGCACAGGCACCGGCGTTACTTCTGCTATAGCCGTTCCCGTTATACATTCTGCTGTTGCTGAAATGGTGTAGGTACCAGTTACGGCGCCGGAGGTGAACAGACCTGCGGCATCGATCTCGTTGGCGGCGCCGGTCACGGACCATACCGGTGTGATGGATACCAGGTTGCTGTCCGCATCATATCCCTTTGCGGTGAATTGCCGGGTATTTCCGGCAACAAGTTTCACGCTGTCCGGCGTAATGTCTATCCGTGCGAGGGCGATATCTTCAGCATCCACGATCTCCAGCCAGTTGAAGTTCCAGCCGGAAGCATTGGCCCAGATGCGGATAGTTTGCTGCCCGGCTTCCAGGTGTATTGGCGCGGAGGCTACGGATATCCAGTTCTGCCAGCCGCCGCTGGCCGGAAGGGCTACCGTGGCAAGGGTCGCTGTGTCCAGCTGCACTTTCAGGCTGGTGTTGTAGCTGACGGCCACCCGGAAACGCAGGCGGTAATCGCCGGCAGACGGTACATCAATATCATACTCCATCCAGGTACCGGCGCCGATGTAACTTACATTCAGCACGCCGCTGGTATCCTGTGTGGCTTCCGTGCAGCATACATTGCCATTATCAAAATCCTCGGCTTCTATCCTGGCCGGCACCGGTTTATAGTTCACCGGCCGCACGTTGAAGTTCGTGGAACCGGATACGGTCACGGAATCTACAGTAGCCGTAGCCGTTACCACCCCCGAGGTTTGCAGCGTAGCCAGACCGGCGGAGTCGATCGTATTACCCGCTCCGGTGATGCTCCAGACCGGCGTTATGGGCATGTCGTGCTCATTCTGGTCAAAGGCTTTCGCGGTGTATTGCTGTGTTTTGCCCGGCACAAAGGACAGGTCTTTGGGCGTTACCACTACGGAATCCAGCACCGGTGTACCGAGGCCTTTCTGATATACCCGTACATAGTCCACCATCATACTGTCCGGCCAGTCCGCTTCAAATATGGAGCCGCCCATACCGCCGCCGATGGCTACGTTCAGGATGACATGGAATTTCTGATCGAAGGGCCAGTCTTTCCAGTCCGTTTGCGGATTGGCGTAGGTGTACACATGTATGCTGTCATAAGAGAACCGCAGGGAATCCGGGCTCCATTCCACCGCATAAAGGTGATAATTGTCCGCTGCGTCGGGGATGCTGCGCGAGCCGCTGAGGTGGCCGCCGTTCATCCAGTTATTATTTTGCGTATGCACCGTGGATAATACGTTCCCGTAGTTATTCCCCACATGTTCCATGATATCTATCTCGCCGCTGCGGGGCCAGCCGCCGTATGCGCTCGTAGTTGGCATCAGCCAGATAGCAGGCCAGGAGCCGCGGGCGCGGGGCAACTTGGCCAAAACTTCCACTTTGCCGTACAGGAAATCCATTTTCCCCTGCGAGATCATTCTTCCGGATGACCAGGGTTCGTTGGGGTTGCCGTCAGGAAAATCCTTCTTTCCTTTGATGATGAGCTTGCCGTTCTCCACACGGATGTTGTCGTGCGTAGTATCTGTGTACACCTGCTGTTCGCCGTTGATCCAGCCTTTGGGGCGCGGGTCCACCGTCCATTTGCTGCGGTCAGGCAGGCCATCTACATTGAATTCATCCTGATAGATCATCGTCCAAGCCGGATTCCCTTCAAATACCACATTCCCTTTCGCCAGATACATAGCGGTATTGGGATTTTGCAGTTCAGCGCTGTCTATCTGCAATTGCAATACAGTTCGGGAATAGTTGGCCGGGGAATTGCCGCTGAGCGTGATGGTGGCAATGCTGTCATTTACCCGGTGAACGCTGTCTATCGAAACCCCTTGCGGCAGATTGAGGGCCGTCCAGTTAGCGGTATTCAGTGTGGACGAAAAAATATCCCCGTTCACTTTCGCCTGCAAAACAGTGCCATGCTCCTGCCCCATTGCCACAGTGGTATTGGTCAGCGTAATGCCGGTGGGATTGGGCGCCTGCACCAGGTCGAAATACAAGGTACCGGCGGCCTTTTGGCCATCGATATAATGTATGCCGATGTAATTCAGGTCTGTGCGGTGGCTGACGCTCTGGAAATTGAAGGTGGCTTCTTCCCAGCGGTTGATCTGGCTGACCTTGTAGGTGAAGTACACCGCTTTCGTATAGTCGCTGCCGGGTTGAAGCTTGAATAATATCTCATCTTTCGTAGACGCATACACGAGCATTTTGAACACGCTGTTCGCCGTGAGATCAAAGGGCTGCAGCATGCTGCAATTGGCGCTCATGTACTCGAAGCAGCTGGTGTCTTTGATGAACCGGGCTACATGGGAGCTGGTGTTAAGGCCGGATGGCTGGGGGTTTGGCACATTGAACTGTACGCCGCCGGTAGCGCCCGCTCCGGCGTAATAGGTCCATCTGCCGGAGCAAAGGCCATTGCCTTCCATATCGTCCAGCAGGAGAAATTGCGCGTTCAGCCGGCCGGAGATCAGCAGACAGCACAACACAAAGAGTGTGGTAAACTTGTTTTTCATAACGTGTCATTTTTATACGTGGA
This genomic stretch from Chitinophaga sp. XS-30 harbors:
- a CDS encoding M3 family metallopeptidase translates to MHIKTITKSLILATIMITGNEAAAQAPATDNPFLKTYTTPFGVPPFDLIRPEHILPAFEEGMTAQNRLIATIRTQQTAPTFAGTILALEKSGALLRKVSTVFYNLTSANTNPELESISRQLAPKMAQHHDDIYLDTVLFQLIKTVHDHPGNLNPEQKRLLEKTYKSFVRSGASLNTDKQARMREINKELSLLTVRFGQNLLAETNSFELIVDREEDLAGLPASLKDAAAISAREAGKPGKWRFTLHNASVMPFLQYSANRSLREIMYKAYTNRCNQDNDKDNKEIVARLAALRGDKAALLGYDSHADFILEENMAKTPAKANELLNRLWTAALPVAKEEAAAMQEVMDREGKNEQLQAWDWFYYADKVRKEKYSYDAETLRPYFKLENVRDGIFTVAKKLYGLTFSVIKDIPRYHEDVIAYEVKEADGKHIGVIYMDFFPRASKRGGAWMTSYRKQAEGVSPVVSIVCNFSKPAGDQPALLTPDEVETFFHEFGHALHGLLSAVTYETLSGTSVPRDFVELPSQIMGHWAFEPEVLQFYAKHHATGEVIPTELVDKMKRASKFNQGFATVEYLAASLLDMAYHTLPAGQKIDPLSFEQTQMAQLGLIGQIAPRYRSTYFQHIFSGGYSAGYYSYIWSEVLDSDAFAAFKETGDIFDPETARSFRRNVLEKGDTDDPMNLYKAFRTREPEVKFLLKNRGLDK
- a CDS encoding TlpA disulfide reductase family protein, yielding MKKYLLCILVLCGAYAGFAQSILTGKINGAVDGEAELNISRDVWYQRENSIYSKIGPEGTFSFSLPQNAPVFVTLHYNKKKQQLLLSPGRPLHVTFDAGDLPGTMKYKGKGATENMMIHAFFPPRPFFMKEFSSGNPYGKMGEDSLLNVLLPSILREADSLRGIVADARLPKIIGKSLMTHIRYYYSLNMDEFSMVLNSYTKNPAEQAWADTLMSMTGLPSMQDMESSPYAGYFLSAYAKHEMIKIGKIYRKDKERGQLLLEEAAGLPFDSLMKLANSFGDEMVTMLVGKKKLPAAQYERLLSNRLTYYGNMKELSMARQLLQLLTTHFADGTEAADGSRLIARLEAQLEEGKRNPHIIIRKDYAQISSLRQLLAPYKGKVVYLDVWGTWCGPCKVEMGYVPDLKARLDGNDIVFLYLSNDKDDADGKWREYVQVNNITGEHVRMPNDRIEHIWEELLPGEKMRSYPTFFIFGKDGGVAVKKARRPSEGLLLDTQLLEYL
- a CDS encoding carbohydrate-binding protein, with amino-acid sequence MKNKFTTLFVLCCLLISGRLNAQFLLLDDMEGNGLCSGRWTYYAGAGATGGVQFNVPNPQPSGLNTSSHVARFIKDTSCFEYMSANCSMLQPFDLTANSVFKMLVYASTKDEILFKLQPGSDYTKAVYFTYKVSQINRWEEATFNFQSVSHRTDLNYIGIHYIDGQKAAGTLYFDLVQAPNPTGITLTNTTVAMGQEHGTVLQAKVNGDIFSSTLNTANWTALNLPQGVSIDSVHRVNDSIATITLSGNSPANYSRTVLQLQIDSAELQNPNTAMYLAKGNVVFEGNPAWTMIYQDEFNVDGLPDRSKWTVDPRPKGWINGEQQVYTDTTHDNIRVENGKLIIKGKKDFPDGNPNEPWSSGRMISQGKMDFLYGKVEVLAKLPRARGSWPAIWLMPTTSAYGGWPRSGEIDIMEHVGNNYGNVLSTVHTQNNNWMNGGHLSGSRSIPDAADNYHLYAVEWSPDSLRFSYDSIHVYTYANPQTDWKDWPFDQKFHVILNVAIGGGMGGSIFEADWPDSMMVDYVRVYQKGLGTPVLDSVVVTPKDLSFVPGKTQQYTAKAFDQNEHDMPITPVWSITGAGNTIDSAGLATLQTSGVVTATATVDSVTVSGSTNFNVRPVNYKPVPARIEAEDFDNGNVCCTEATQDTSGVLNVSYIGAGTWMEYDIDVPSAGDYRLRFRVAVSYNTSLKVQLDTATLATVALPASGGWQNWISVASAPIHLEAGQQTIRIWANASGWNFNWLEIVDAEDIALARIDITPDSVKLVAGNTRQFTAKGYDADSNLVSITPVWSVTGAANEIDAAGLFTSGAVTGTYTISATAECITGTAIAEVTPVPVLTRIAISPDTIMVPLNASQQFTATAYDQFDSVMSAPPAIVWGVSGSGNTISTGGILTAGNDPGTYTVTATADTVSGTASVTTGYTCTVNNKHEAESSSNHASGPYLETCTDIGGGQNFAGLNTGKWFAYNTLNVPVAGRYRISLRVLSTAAASVKIGHSGYTFGTISIPSTGGVWKTVSDTITLPALTYTGIHVMSGSFKFNWFSIDNCADEPQVLTRIEVTPDSANVAAGGYLQFTATGYDADSNTMVLPAVTWSVSGTGNTITSGGLLTAGLTSGTYTVTAAADSISGTAGVNVVANACTVNDKYEAETASAKAPGPYLQPCTDIGGGQNYAGLWVNDYFAYNTLNVPVPGLYNISFRVSTTAPAQIRVGHSGMVFGTIDIPSTGGAWQTITDTITLPALSYTGIHVHSGTFKFNWFSIDNCAPDSLNAGGMAFAKPQETKGIIGARLYPNPVNSMAVVEMSAGVYKTATLLDMQGKMVRRWNISSGQARLDLDLGFLQSGMYILKLEGDRETESLRLIRL